The following are from one region of the Salvia hispanica cultivar TCC Black 2014 chromosome 1, UniMelb_Shisp_WGS_1.0, whole genome shotgun sequence genome:
- the LOC125210533 gene encoding lignin-forming anionic peroxidase-like, protein MPSDAQLSSTFYDDTCPYALSTIGASIMGAVLIDPRMAASLIRLHFHDCFVQGCDASILLEDESGERTAEQNANSVRGFAVVEAAKQAVEAICPGVVSCADVLAVAARDATVAAGGPTWTVKLGRRDSPAAATRELAENDLPRDSDPLPTLISKFAKKNLNEREMVALSGARTIGQARCVMFRDRIYNSQNIDPNFATMRRSNCPQTGGDDNLAPLDEVTPTVFDNNYFRNLQNGRGLLESDSVLLSEGSTDRITVEYLNHPDTFNSDFASAMIEKNGRYRTFNWWSWVS, encoded by the exons ATGCCATCCGATGCACAACTATCTTCGACGTTCTACGACGATACATGCCCCTATGCACTGAGTACAATCGGTGCCTCCATCATGGGTGCCGTGCTCATCGACCCCAGGATGGCCGCCTCCCTTATCCGCCTCCACTTCCACGATTGTTTCGTTCAG GGGTGTGATGCATCAATCCTATTGGAAGATGAGAGCGGAGAAAGAACTGCAGAGCAGAATGCCAACTCTGTTAGAGGATTCGCGGTGGTGGAAGCCGCGAAGCAGGCAGTGGAGGCGATATGCCCCGGTGTGGTGTCGTGCGCGGACGTGCTGGCTGTGGCGGCGCGCGATGCAACGGTGGCAGCTGGAGGACCGACGTGGACTGTGAAGCTAGGGAGGAGGGATTcccccgccgccgccaccaGAGAGCTTGCTGAAAATGACCTTCCTAGGGACAGCGATCCTCTCCCAACCCTCATTTCCAAATTTGCGAAAAAAAACTTAAACGAAAGGGAAATGGTTGCTTTGTCAG GCGCTCGCACGATTGGGCAAGCGCGATGCGTGATGTTCCGGGACCGGATCTACAACAGCCAGAACATCGACCCGAACTTTGCGACGATGCGGCGGAGCAACTGCCCCCAAACCGGTGGCGACGACAATCTGGCGCCGTTGGATGAGGTGACACCGACCGTCTTCGACAACAATTACTTTAGGAATCTGCAGAATGGGAGAGGTCTGCTGGAATCGGATAGTGTTCTACTCAGCGAAGGATCGACCGACAGGATTACGGTGGAATACCTCAACCATCCTGACACATTCAATTCGGATTTCGCCTCCGCTATGATCGAAAAAAATGGGAGATATCGGACCTTTAACTGGTGGAGTTGGGTTAGTTAG